tagtcgtaacaagaatattatagttttaacagctgaaattatagttgggatagAAATATCAGttgcagatgtagcctatcattgagtgcatTTACTcagctttcttagtaggattcaatgtgttgattgaatgaaacatacagcagtagggccgatacaggaagacacggcgacactgttgcagaaggatgatggtgcaagttttgtccgtggagcatacaacgattaataaaaagaatcatgtagacgtgtttgagtaatcacataactaattacacatgtgaacagagtaatcgtattattggcataaaccaacATTGCTATCAGGTTTCTaatggtcaagtgaacgcactcagtggcgtagtagaacaaaaccgttccattagcatagtagttggtaaaagagatatttgcagcatctgcagaattagtagttgtagtagtggcataagatatagcagtatcagtGGTAGtaattgtgttgtggtgctcttattctttgaatgagacgagttgactgaatagcttgtcttgtgtctccactctccactaatcagctaataccaatcacctgtgtaagagactggcgcgtgtttgtgtggttgccacggtgatggtgcagctatgattgctaacgttctgagggcagagaataccagaaatttagctagaatccacacctcaaacaagttaacctagacgcaaaactatacgtccaatccaaaaaaataaagatattttccgagacccaagactctgccgaaaccagaggtGTCCTTTATATGTATGTGCGTTCAGAAATACGACTTTAATGGCAGTTTATAaatcttgttattttttgttttctgtgacgaatttgtcaccacatTTGCATtcgactctatggggcgagaggtGGACTTTGTCtggctttcgtggggctctgaacaaatgtgtaagtattttagattccacagacaactgtctacaactagcacaaaattagctatctattgatccaaaaacgaagcatgaagagcgaaaattgtggcaatggtgTTAAActagaaatatgttttcaacgacatccgaagctcccctccgcTCTAAGCGATTCAGTCTGAACTCAGGGCTTTCTCGtaaacacccatgtaaatctcagaaacggtttgaaaaagtcacgaaacataatcagtgatataaaaaaagttgaatagatatcaaaaagctgacttatgtaaaaatagtttagggttttgtcaacgttttaaagtttaaatggtggctctagctgaaagattgaggaagaaggaggatttggaagttgaagaagttttaagaaggatttgaaagaaaactcaattggaaacccatgttaaaaatattatgaatattgatttatattaattcaaccataagaggtacaaagctgaaaagtcatagcgccCATGGCcttgaattttttgatagctgaacggttttaatagctgaagatttgaaggcgctgaaaggttgcgcggaagaaatagaagaagttgaataaagattcaaagaacaatacttggaatgctgaagcagaaACAAGTATGCAGGCTATATAGGCCTAAATAATAGTTTAACACATGTAATTTCGGTAGAGGAGGTATCAACCAGGCTTCATTCACACACGCTCAACTTACTCAcatctcactcactctcacattcactcactcactcactcactcacattcactcactcactcactcactcactcacttactcacttactctcacattcattcattcactcactcactcactcactcacttactctcacattcactctctcactttcaCATTCATTCAACTTACTCTCATctaactcactcactctcacattcACTCTCACACTCAGTCTCTTACACACATTGATAAATTCATTCCTGGAGGTCCTCTCATGTCCATGTCTCTCTGGATATcctctcatgtccctgtcttTCTGGacatcctctcctgtccctgtcttTCTGGacatcctctcctgtccctgtctctctggacatcctctcctgtccctgtctctctggacatcctctcatgtccctgtctctctggacatcctctcatgtccctgtctctctggacatcctctcctgtccctgtctctctggacatcctctcatgtccctgtctctctggacatcctctcatgtccctgtctttctggacatcctctcatgtccctgtctctctggacatcctctcatgtccctgtctctctggacatcctctcctgtccctgtctctctggacgtcctctcatgtccctgtctctctggatatcctctcatgtccctgtctctctggacatcctctcctgtcactgtctctctggacgtcctctcttttccctgtctctctggacatcctctcatgtccctgtctctctggacatcctctcctgtcactgtctctctggacgtcctctcttttccctgtctctctggacatcctctcatgtccctgtctctctggacatcctcCCATGTCCCTGTCCCTCTGGACATCCTcccatgtccctgtctctctggacatcctctcatgtccctgtctctctggacatcctcCCATGTCCCTGTCCCTCTGGACATCCTcccatgtccctgtctctctggacatcctctcatgtccctgtctctctggacatcctctcctgtccctgtccctctggacatcctctcctgtccctcctctctagGTCCAGCAGATGGACAGCGAGCTGGCGTGGGAGCAGATGCAGGAGAGTGAGGCGGCGCTGAGGGAGAGGAACTTCCAGAGGACCTGAAGAAGGAGCTCAGCCACACCATGTACGACCCAGCAGCAACACTCAACACCACCACTAGATGGTGCTGATGAGCCCCTGATGATCCAGGTGGATGACCAGGTTGAATGTAGAGCAGGGTTGGGGTTAACTCATTAGCAGGTCTTctatcacagagacacacagaaacacactccacATGATGATGTCATGAACACAACTGCATTCCACATCATATCCAGTAAATTCTAGTTGGAAAACATTTGTGCTGATACGTTTTTATGTGTCCTGTATTGGAACCTTCTGACACTAATATGTGGATCTGTTTGTTCATTTGACTGCGTTGTGTAAAAGGAAAGAAAGTtttgaaaggaaagaaaaaaaacctggTATTTACTCATCACCTTGGTTATGCTGACTGGTTTCACAGAACAAGTCTGTAATTGATGTTTGTGGGAGTTTCTTTTATCATGACACTGAACACTCTTCAAAAAATCTGACACTAAAAACCTCTTGAGCGTTTTATTCCTGATGTGGTGTGACAGGAGAGATTTATCACGCACAGAATTCCCAAGCACTGTGGTTCAAAACGAGTGAAAgcgcgtttgtgtgtgaggggtcaAAAACCCTCTCCTAATGAATTGCAGTGTGCTTGTGTCAACCCGACGTGGATAAAACATTCTAATCTAGagctcattttctctctccgtcACCCTTGGCTCTCGTTCCCCTTCACTGCTTCTCAATGCTCTGCTCCTGCGGTGTGTCTGGTGGCTCTGTTGGGGCGGGATGACGGATGGGGCCTGAAACTCAGGTTGGGCCAAATACCTCCGCTGTTAGTTACTGTCTGGGTGACACTTCCACCACAGACATCCCTCTTAGATCAGTAGACGGCTTTGACATGGTTTTCATTGTATGTTTTATTTCTTTTCTCCTATAGGCTTGACTGGGCTTGTGTGAAAAGACCATTTGGATGAGGATGTTACATTATATTTAGTTTGATAAGGATATTTATGTCCTCTGGGTTTCATGGGAAAATAAACTTTGGATGTTAACTTGACAAGTTTTGTAATGCAGTCCTCTGATCACCAGACCCTCAGTGTCCATGTGTTCCGGACCCCCTCTGAAAATGCTGGGTTGATGTTTACAATactgtgtttttatttattcctTTGATATTAGTCAGTTAGTTACacatcattttattttgttaGTTAAAGGCTGAAGACCTGTAGGCTTCTGCTTTGAATCAACAAATCTGACACTCTGGACAGGTCACCAGAGGCAGGTCGCCAGAGGCAGGTCGCCAGAGGCAGGTCGCCAGTGGCAGGTCGCCAGAGGCAGGtcgccctcctctctgcctccactgaGGTGGGTCACATATCATGTTCCAAAGTCGTCATTTTCTTGATTGCTGGTTCTCTGAGATAGATTATTCAGGGCTTTCTGTCTGAGTGCAGCGGTGAGGTCTAGATGATAAATGAGCTGGACAAAGGACTGGTTCCCTGGCTCCAGACTGGACGCAGGACTAGTTCCTTGGCTCCAGACTGGACGCAGGACTAGTTCCTTGGCTCCAGACTGGACGCAGGACTGGTTCCTTGGCTCCAGACTGGACGCAGGACTGGTTCCTTGGCTCCAGACTGGACGCAGGACTGGTTCCTTGGCTCCAGACTGGACGCAGGACTAGTTCCTTGGCTCCAGACTGGACGCAGGACTAGTTCCTTGGCTCCAGACTGGACGCAGGACTAGTTCCTTGGCTCCAGACTGGACGCAGGACTAGTTCCTTGGCTCCAGACTGGACGCAGGACTAGTTCCTTGGCTCCAGACTGGACGCAGGACTAGTTCCTTGGCTCCAGACTGGACGCAGGACTAGTTCCTTGGCTCCAGACTGGACGCAGGACTAGTTCCTTGGCTCCAGACTGGACGCAGGACTGGTTCCTTGGCTCCAGACTGGACGCAGGACTGGTTCCTTGGCTCCAGACTGGACGCAGGACTGGTTCCTTGGCTCCAGACTGGACGCAGGACTGGTTCCTTGGCTCCAGACTGGACGCAGGACTGGTTCCTTGGCTCCAGACTGGACGCAGGACTGGTTCCTTGGCTCCAGACTGGACGCAGGACTGGTTCCTTGGCTCCAGACTGGACGCAGGACTGGTTCCTTGGCTCCAGACTGGACGCAGGACTAGTTCCTTGGCTCCAGACTGGACGCAGGACTAGTTCCTTGGCTCCAGACTGGACGCAGGACTAGTTCCTTGGCTCCAGACTGGACGCAGGACTAGTTCCTTGGCTCCAGACTGGACGCAGGACTAGTTCCTTGGCTCCAGACTGGACGCAGGACTAGTTCCTTGGCTCCAGACTGGACGCAGGACTAGTTCCTTGGCTCCAGACTGGACGCAGGACTAGTTCCTTGGCTCCAGACTGGACGCAGGACTAGTTCCTTGGCTCCAGACTGGACGCAGGACTAGTTCCTTGGCTCCAGACTGGACGCAGGACTAGTTCCTTGGCTCCAGACTGGACGCAGGACTAGTTCCTTGGCTCCAGACTGGACGCAGGACTAGTTCCTTGGCTCCAGACTGGACGCAGGACTAGTTCCTTGGCTCCAGACTGGACGCAGGACTAGTTCCTTGGCTCCAGACTGGACGCAGGACTAGTTCCTTGGCTCCAGACTGGACGCAGGACTAGTTCCTTGGCTCCAGACTGGACGCAGGACTAGTTCCTTGGCTCCAGACTGGACGCAGGACTAGTTCCTTGGCTCCAGACTGGACGCAGGACTAGTTCCTTGGCTCCAGACTGGACGCAGGACTAGTTCCTTGGCTCCAGACTGCTCTTCAAGCTCAGCTGAGCTGAAACAGGCTGGAGGACACAGCCACTAGAGGTGGAGATATTTTAAGTGTTTTCCTAACAAGATGGAAAATATGAAAAACactattttttttacttaactCTTGAAGTTAGAAGTAAAGTTTGGGTTATGGTAATACTATAAGGCAGAAATAGTTTCTTGCTTGTGTGAAAGTTTTTTGAATTTGTATGACCACTGGAATTTTGtgaatattttattttgtgtgtCATTCTACACAAATAATGCAATTATGGAGCTTGTGTCCCCTTTTTTTCCATATAGGAAATAATAGTTTAACTCAACACAAATccacaaaaaacatttttatcaaTTCTATTAAAAGCATTTCACACAATAATTTACAGCAAATTATATAAATCCGTTGAAATTGCAACTTAACTACATCAAATAACAACAGCTCCACTCTAGACGCTATAGCAACAGAACGATCTTGAGTCTTTATATTTTCATTTAAATCTCAAAATGCTTTTAACCTTTAACATTAGAATATCAACTGTGCATTTGAAAAGCAATATTATGTATTATATTATGGTTCACTTCAAACATGCTGACAGATTTTCTTGTACGGACTTGTGTGGTTGTGAAAACGTTTGTTTCAAAAACACGCTTTATCCTGTCAGTTATCACTGGCTGTATTCATGCCGTGgtcgggttagggttagggcattACCGCTGACCGTTTCAACCCTATTTAATTCGTCAACAAGCGTTTTTTATTAAGTAAACGCTACAAATTCCAcgacaacacaaaacacatttgaacGATCTCTCCTCCAGAAGTCTATCTCGTTGCCCGGGTCAAACGCAGATCTCCACGTCTACATACTTTTTGTCCAGTTGTCGAAAATCAATCACTAAAAAGAACGGTCAATCAATCATCAATCATTAGATAAACGATGTCCAGTTTTACATGGCGGACACAAACCTGTCCATGTTCCCTGAGTATGCGGGGTGCCGTAGGTAGGTGCCAGCGCTGGTGAGGGGGGCCGGGCCCCCGGTGTACTGGGGGAACGATCCCAGCTGGGCCGGGGAGGCCCGGGCGTACAGGTCCCCCGAGTCTCCAGAcccgggggtggaggggtgccgGCCCTGCCCCCCGTATCCCTGGCCCTGAGGGTAGGGGCcctgggggtggtgagggtgagggtgggggtgggggtggtggtggtgtccgTTCTGCCCAGGGTAGGTGAACCCTACGTGGCCCGAGGACCGGGACAGCATGGCCCCTCCGCAGGACTGGGGCTGGAAGGCCGCGGCTCCCAGGCTGCAGGGGCTCGGCCCGGCGGGCGTCCCCTCCGGACTGAAGCTCCGCCCGGGCTGCTGCATCAACTCCGGGCCCTGGCTTCCCAGGCCGCTGGAGGGGGTGTGGTGGCCGATGAGGGTGTTGATGCTGAACATGCGGGGGTGTGGCTGGCCCGGGCTGTAGCCAGGCGGCGAGGGGGACGGGTAGTAGGCCGAGGGCAGCTGCTGACCGTACGGAGCGGGGCTCAGCCCCGGGCTCAGCCCCGCCATGTTGGCAGGGTACACCGAGCTGGCGTACGCCCGCGACACGGGGACGGGCGAGAACACGGGGGCGTCCTGGAGGTACGTGGTGTAGGTGGTGAAGTCGCAGCGCTTGAACCTCTTCCTGCGGCGTAGGAAGCTGCCGCTCTCAAACATGTCCTCCGCGTTGGGGTCCAGAGCCCAGTAGTTCCCCTTCCCAGGCCTGCCCGGCTCGCGGGGGATCTTGATGAAGCAGTCGTTCAGCGTCAGGTTGTGCCTGATGGAGTTCTGCCACTTCTTGGAGTTGTCTCTGTAGAATGGGAAGCGCTCCGTGATGAACTTGTATATGGAGCCCAGGGTGAGCTTGTGGTCGGGCGAGTTTGCGATCGCCATGGAGATGAGGGCGATATAGCTGTAGGGAGGTTTGCCACGCTGGAGCGGGCGCTTCCTCCGCCGGCCGCGGGTCGTTTCCTCCGcgtgggggccgggggggccgggggccggcTGGGGGAGATCAGAGGAAGACACCTTTTCTACTTTCACCACCGGCATCGTCGCAGGCTGAGTCTCGTTCTCACCAAAGCTGTTCAGGTGTTGTCATCGGACGACACAGCAGGACCTCAGCTCAGGGAAAAAACCTGAGACACGGCCAGGCTATCTTGGACAGCTGGAAACATTCACATCTAAGAGAAGAAATATATCATTTTAATTATAACTCACTCTCAGTCTCTCAGTCCAAACTCTTCAGGGGAAAGAAAAGTCTCCTCTGAATGATAAAAGTCACTTTTCCACTCAAGTCCAACAGCAGCACAATGAGGGAAACGCTCCAGGTAAACAGTGCGGAGCgccgtgcgagtgtgtgtgtttgtgagggtgtgtgtgagggggactgTGTGTTACCTGAAGCTTAAACCAACCCTGCACACCTGAGTAGGAGGAAGGGAACCACACCCCCGTCACACATCACATGGTCCCTGTCACATACCTCTGCTGATCCAGACCTTGTTGTTGCTCCTCTGCTAACCCTACTGTGTCGCCAGGAGAATTCTACCTTTAAAGTGTGGGCCCAGTTATTGTCTACTTCTAGTGGAGTGAAACCACCAGAATCAGACAGTAATTATGTACATATACATGTGTATTCAAGCATTGCAAGGTTGTGCAAGATTACTGAACTAGAGGAGTCGGTTTGCACAGTGTGCTTATAGGAATATGTTTACACTCTGTATTACAATAAGTAGTTCTTAGTTTAAAACCTGCTCTACTCTATTCTGCTGTACTCTAcgctctgctctactttcatactGTAATCTACTCCACCTTACCCCACTCTATGCTGTGCTTTGTGCTGGCAGTGTATGTTTAGGGGAATTCTTTCATCCTGTGACCATGGATGCAAAAACAAAGTATCTTTACCTCTAAGCATTCAAATGCAGCTCTAAAACTAGACCTCAGTTTATTTTAAAAGGGCCAAAATGGTCTCTGGCTAGTTTGGATGTTTAGCACTAAAAGGCTTTATTAGTGGTTCCTGGGCTGGTGTTGTGTGAGGCCTTTGTTTGCTCTGCACCAGTGGTCGGGTCGGCAgctgtgttgagagagagagacagagagagagagagagagacagaaagagagagatgtaaatGTTAATCCAGACCTCACCTGCTTTGTGATTTCAGCATGCAAATCTCCCAAACAGCATCTCTGTGCCCTGTTGAGAGTGGCAGGAACAACATGGCACCCGTTTATTGACACGACTGGATTCTCACTGCTATCGGACTTAACGGAACATGTCCCTCACTTTGTTTTAAAGATGGTATTGTtacacaggaaacacaggaaacacaggagacacaacaccaggagagacaggagagacaggagagacaggagacacaggagacacaggagacacaggagagacaggagacacaggagagacaggagacacaggagagacaggagacacaggagagac
The Hypomesus transpacificus isolate Combined female chromosome 22, fHypTra1, whole genome shotgun sequence genome window above contains:
- the foxe1 gene encoding forkhead box protein E1, with amino-acid sequence MPVVKVEKVSSSDLPQPAPGPPGPHAEETTRGRRRKRPLQRGKPPYSYIALISMAIANSPDHKLTLGSIYKFITERFPFYRDNSKKWQNSIRHNLTLNDCFIKIPREPGRPGKGNYWALDPNAEDMFESGSFLRRRKRFKRCDFTTYTTYLQDAPVFSPVPVSRAYASSVYPANMAGLSPGLSPAPYGQQLPSAYYPSPSPPGYSPGQPHPRMFSINTLIGHHTPSSGLGSQGPELMQQPGRSFSPEGTPAGPSPCSLGAAAFQPQSCGGAMLSRSSGHVGFTYPGQNGHHHHPHPHPHPHHPQGPYPQGQGYGGQGRHPSTPGSGDSGDLYARASPAQLGSFPQYTGGPAPLTSAGTYLRHPAYSGNMDRFVSAM